The following proteins are encoded in a genomic region of Candidatus Leptovillus gracilis:
- a CDS encoding DUF1232 domain-containing protein produces MPQHSGAPLLLRWKQRLANLKTEVYALYLAYKAPHVSCYARLFTTAVVAYAFSPPDLIPDSIPIISKGASHDLFTCGITL; encoded by the coding sequence ATGCCTCAGCACAGTGGCGCGCCCTTGCTCTTGCGTTGGAAACAGCGTCTGGCGAATCTAAAAACGGAGGTGTATGCCCTTTATTTGGCGTATAAAGCCCCCCACGTCTCCTGCTATGCCCGCCTTTTTACCACCGCTGTCGTCGCTTATGCCTTTAGCCCCCCAGACCTTATCCCCGACTCTATTCCCATCATTTCAAAAGGAGCCTCACATGACTTATTTACCTGTGGAATCACGTTATGA
- the mgrA gene encoding L-glyceraldehyde 3-phosphate reductase produces the protein MTYLPVESRYDNMAYRRSGRSGLKLPAVTLGLWYNFGGVDVFENGRAILHRAFDLGITHFDLANNYGPPYGSAEENFGHIFAKDFKPYRDQLIISSKAGYDMWPGPYGEWGSRKYLVASCDQSLKRMGLDYVDIFYHHRPDPDTPLEETMGALDFIVRSGRALYVGISTYSPEQTRQAAQILRQLGTPCLIHQPRYNMFDRWIEDGLLDVLTEEGIGCIGFSPLAQGILTNKYLQDVPDGSRAAKYENQLHWGDKVTQDRLAKVSKLDAIAQARGQSMAQMAIAWTLRLPQVTSSLIGASKIRHVEEAVAALDNLAFSSDELAAIETILAE, from the coding sequence ATGACTTATTTACCTGTGGAATCACGTTATGACAACATGGCCTACCGGCGCAGCGGCCGCAGCGGCCTGAAACTGCCCGCCGTGACGCTGGGTTTGTGGTACAACTTTGGCGGCGTGGATGTGTTTGAAAACGGCCGTGCTATCCTCCACCGCGCCTTCGACCTGGGCATCACCCACTTCGATCTGGCAAACAACTACGGCCCACCCTACGGCTCGGCCGAAGAGAACTTCGGCCATATTTTCGCCAAAGATTTCAAGCCTTACCGCGACCAACTGATCATCTCCAGCAAAGCCGGCTACGACATGTGGCCCGGTCCTTATGGCGAATGGGGATCGCGCAAATACCTGGTCGCCAGCTGCGACCAAAGCCTCAAGCGCATGGGTCTGGATTACGTGGACATCTTCTACCACCACCGCCCCGACCCCGACACCCCTCTGGAAGAGACGATGGGCGCGCTGGATTTCATCGTGCGCAGCGGCCGGGCGCTGTACGTGGGTATTTCCACCTACAGCCCCGAGCAAACGCGCCAGGCAGCGCAGATTTTGCGCCAGTTGGGCACGCCCTGCCTCATCCACCAGCCGCGTTACAACATGTTCGACCGCTGGATTGAGGATGGCCTGCTGGATGTGCTGACCGAGGAAGGGATCGGCTGTATCGGCTTTTCGCCGCTGGCGCAGGGCATACTGACCAACAAATACCTGCAAGATGTGCCCGATGGCTCCCGCGCCGCCAAATACGAGAATCAACTGCATTGGGGCGACAAAGTGACCCAAGACCGGCTGGCGAAGGTGAGCAAGCTGGACGCAATCGCCCAGGCGCGCGGCCAATCCATGGCCCAAATGGCCATCGCCTGGACCCTCCGTCTGCCGCAGGTGACTTCCTCGCTCATCGGCGCCAGCAAAATCCGCCACGTCGAAGAAGCCGTCGCCGCCCTGGACAACCTGGCCTTCAGCAGCGACGAACTGGCCGCCATCGAAACCATTCTGGCAGAGTAA
- a CDS encoding NAD(P)-dependent oxidoreductase produces the protein MERIGFIGLGIMGQGMAANLLRAGFGVTVWNRTPARMEPLLAAGAQAGASPADVAGRSDIIITCVSDTPDVEAVVLGEAGVLRGAQPESLLIDCSTISPQATQAMAAQLAEKGVHMLDAPVSGGSEGAAKGTLSIMVGGDAAQLARALPVLQAMGKTITHVGENGAGQMVKLVNQILVVVTMLGVGEALLFAQAGGLDLEKTLTAVAGGAAGSWSLSNRGPQIIQRDWRPGFTVDLQQKDLRLVLEAADQLGVPLLGTGMVFQLYRTLQQHGLGGDGNHALVKALERLAGMEIKGG, from the coding sequence ATGGAACGCATCGGATTCATCGGTTTAGGCATTATGGGGCAGGGCATGGCCGCCAACTTGCTGCGCGCCGGTTTTGGCGTGACTGTGTGGAACCGCACCCCGGCGCGGATGGAGCCGCTGCTAGCCGCCGGCGCGCAGGCCGGCGCCAGCCCGGCGGACGTGGCCGGCCGCAGCGACATCATCATCACCTGCGTCTCAGATACGCCGGACGTGGAGGCGGTGGTGTTGGGCGAGGCTGGCGTGCTGCGCGGGGCGCAGCCAGAGTCGCTGCTAATTGATTGCAGCACCATCAGCCCGCAAGCGACCCAGGCGATGGCCGCGCAGTTGGCCGAAAAGGGTGTGCACATGCTGGACGCGCCGGTCAGCGGCGGCAGCGAGGGGGCGGCCAAGGGCACACTGAGCATCATGGTCGGCGGCGACGCGGCGCAGTTGGCGCGGGCGCTGCCGGTGCTGCAGGCGATGGGCAAGACCATCACCCATGTCGGTGAGAACGGCGCGGGGCAGATGGTGAAGTTGGTGAACCAGATTTTGGTGGTGGTGACGATGTTGGGCGTGGGCGAGGCGCTGCTGTTTGCCCAGGCGGGTGGGTTGGACTTAGAGAAGACATTAACGGCCGTTGCCGGCGGCGCGGCCGGCAGTTGGTCCCTCAGCAATCGCGGGCCGCAAATCATCCAGCGCGATTGGCGGCCAGGTTTTACGGTGGATTTACAGCAGAAAGATTTACGCCTGGTGTTGGAAGCGGCCGATCAGCTCGGCGTGCCACTGTTGGGCACGGGCATGGTCTTTCAACTGTACCGCACACTCCAGCAGCACGGCCTCGGCGGCGATGGCAACCACGCCCTGGTCAAAGCGCTGGAACGGCTGGCGGGGATGGAGATAAAGGGAGGGTAG
- a CDS encoding ABC transporter permease, which translates to MTRLQATVLCDARLQFRNGFYYASLVIVVVCIGLLSQIPTQYLTWIFPVVILSNLVVGTFYFLGGLVLLEKAEGTLTAQIVTPLRQGEYLAAKVLTLTALAILENGAFTLYAFGRGVDWLPLLLGVALTSGLFCLFGFLVVVRYDSINEYLLPSMAYTAAASLPMIAYLMQWDSWLVYVHPWQAPLVLLQAAWQPIAAWQWTYGLGYSLLWLALLFWACRRAFYRFVVRV; encoded by the coding sequence ATGACACGTCTACAAGCGACCGTCCTGTGCGACGCCCGGCTGCAATTTCGCAATGGCTTCTATTATGCTTCGCTGGTCATTGTGGTGGTGTGCATTGGCCTGCTCAGCCAGATTCCCACCCAATACCTGACCTGGATTTTCCCGGTGGTCATCCTGAGCAACCTGGTTGTTGGGACCTTTTACTTTTTGGGCGGGCTGGTGCTGCTGGAAAAAGCGGAAGGCACGCTGACGGCGCAGATCGTCACGCCGCTGCGCCAGGGCGAATACCTGGCGGCCAAAGTGCTCACCCTGACGGCGTTGGCGATTCTGGAGAACGGCGCTTTTACCCTCTACGCTTTTGGCCGCGGGGTAGATTGGCTGCCGCTGCTGTTGGGCGTCGCCCTGACCTCCGGGTTGTTTTGCCTGTTCGGCTTCCTGGTCGTGGTGCGCTACGACTCGATTAACGAGTATTTGCTGCCTTCGATGGCGTATACCGCGGCTGCCTCTCTGCCGATGATTGCTTATTTGATGCAGTGGGATTCCTGGCTGGTGTATGTGCATCCCTGGCAAGCGCCGCTGGTTTTGCTGCAAGCCGCCTGGCAGCCCATCGCCGCCTGGCAGTGGACATACGGCCTGGGTTACAGCCTGCTCTGGCTGGCGCTCCTATTTTGGGCCTGCCGCCGCGCCTTTTATCGCTTCGTCGTCCGGGTATGA
- a CDS encoding ABC transporter ATP-binding protein, with the protein MITVQDLQFTYAKTAVPAVQHLNFAVERGEIFGFLGPSGAGKSTTQKILIGLLKGYQGRVSVLEREVVSWGSDFYERIGVSFELPNHYLKLTAVENLTYFAALYGRPTRPPQELLAMVGLADDSAMPVGQFSKGMKNRLTLARALLHDPELLFLDEPTAGLDPVNARRVRDLIKAQQAAGKTIFLTTHDMMVADALCDRVAFILDGAIALIESPRQLKLNYGAPLVRVEYGLNGDGRTTQEEFALVGLAENGRFQEILRQYPLQTIHSQEATLENVFIRVTGRSLS; encoded by the coding sequence ATGATTACTGTACAAGATTTGCAATTTACATATGCAAAAACGGCCGTTCCCGCCGTGCAGCACCTCAACTTTGCCGTGGAACGGGGCGAAATTTTTGGCTTTTTAGGGCCAAGCGGGGCGGGAAAATCCACCACGCAGAAGATTCTGATTGGCTTGCTGAAGGGCTACCAGGGGCGCGTCTCGGTCTTGGAGCGCGAGGTGGTTAGCTGGGGATCGGACTTTTACGAGCGCATTGGCGTGTCGTTTGAGCTGCCCAACCATTATCTGAAGCTAACGGCCGTAGAAAACCTGACCTATTTCGCCGCCCTGTACGGCCGTCCGACCCGGCCACCGCAAGAATTATTGGCGATGGTCGGGTTGGCCGACGATAGCGCTATGCCCGTCGGGCAATTCTCTAAAGGCATGAAAAACCGGCTCACCCTGGCCCGTGCTTTACTGCACGACCCGGAACTGCTGTTCCTTGATGAGCCAACGGCCGGCCTGGACCCGGTGAATGCCCGGCGCGTGCGCGATCTGATCAAAGCGCAGCAGGCGGCGGGCAAGACCATCTTCCTGACGACCCACGACATGATGGTGGCCGATGCCCTGTGCGACCGGGTGGCCTTCATCTTAGATGGGGCCATCGCCCTGATTGAGTCGCCGCGCCAGCTGAAGCTGAATTATGGCGCGCCGTTGGTGCGGGTGGAGTATGGGCTGAATGGCGACGGCCGTACCACACAGGAGGAGTTTGCGCTGGTAGGGCTGGCGGAGAACGGCCGTTTCCAAGAAATCCTGCGCCAGTACCCGCTGCAAACCATCCACTCGCAAGAAGCGACGCTGGAAAACGTGTTCATCCGCGTGACCGGGAGAAGTCTGTCATGA
- a CDS encoding TetR/AcrR family transcriptional regulator, which produces MPRPRFDNLPPEKRERLLETAAKAFAANGYEHASMNQILADAGISKGAAYYYFDNKADLYAATVNHYLGEFLGEQGLDFAALTAVSFWPTLLEIYRRQFSGFAERPWVFGLAKSGGPVVSEMLTSGPLAEMWQALATLLDNLIGRGQELGVVRTDLPQDLLIALVMALDEAHDRWLLARISDPTPTAPDAAAERMVALLQRLLAPA; this is translated from the coding sequence ATGCCACGACCGCGCTTTGACAATTTGCCGCCAGAAAAACGGGAGCGGCTGTTGGAAACGGCCGCCAAAGCTTTCGCCGCCAACGGCTATGAACACGCTTCCATGAACCAGATTCTGGCCGACGCCGGCATTAGCAAGGGGGCGGCCTATTATTATTTCGACAACAAGGCCGACCTGTACGCGGCGACGGTGAACCATTATCTGGGCGAGTTTTTGGGCGAACAAGGGTTGGATTTTGCGGCGCTGACGGCCGTTAGCTTCTGGCCCACCCTGCTGGAGATTTATCGGCGGCAGTTTAGCGGGTTTGCCGAACGGCCGTGGGTGTTTGGGCTGGCTAAATCGGGTGGGCCGGTGGTGAGCGAAATGTTAACCAGCGGGCCGCTGGCGGAGATGTGGCAGGCCCTGGCCACACTGTTGGACAATCTCATCGGGCGCGGGCAGGAATTAGGCGTTGTGCGCACCGATTTGCCGCAAGACCTGCTCATCGCCCTGGTGATGGCCCTGGATGAAGCCCACGACCGCTGGCTGCTGGCGCGCATTTCCGACCCCACGCCCACCGCGCCAGACGCCGCCGCCGAACGGATGGTGGCTTTGCTGCAACGGCTGCTCGCTCCGGCATGA
- a CDS encoding LacI family DNA-binding transcriptional regulator codes for MNERLTLEKIGALAGVSRATVSRVVNNHPNVRADVRARVLDVIAQTGYQPHLIARSLASNRSGVIGLIIPRIVQSLFTDPYYPRLIQGVAQTCNDHNVVMALFMFHSEHEEERLYPILQRPGLVDGVIIASAQKFDPLVERLAAHAMPFVVIGRPANAPEVSFVDVDNVTGAYTAVTHLIQQGRRRIAIINGRQDISAGIDRCEGYLQALGDHGLAVDEALMVDGRFEESGAYDAMLRLLLHQPDAVFAASDAMALGALRALRAVGIMTPDEIAIVGFDDLPAAEIASPPLTTIRQPIRRFGAIATETLLDIIANGAQPPRHIILPTELIIRATSGAGNV; via the coding sequence ATGAACGAACGACTTACGCTGGAGAAAATTGGCGCATTGGCCGGCGTCTCGCGGGCGACGGTGTCCCGCGTGGTAAACAACCATCCCAATGTGCGCGCCGACGTGCGAGCGCGTGTGTTGGACGTGATTGCCCAAACTGGCTACCAACCCCATCTCATTGCCCGCTCGCTGGCGTCTAACCGCTCTGGCGTGATTGGTCTGATCATCCCGCGCATTGTGCAATCGTTGTTTACCGACCCGTATTATCCGCGCCTGATTCAGGGGGTGGCCCAGACCTGCAATGACCATAACGTGGTGATGGCGCTTTTTATGTTCCATTCGGAACATGAAGAAGAGCGGTTGTACCCGATTTTGCAGCGGCCAGGATTGGTGGATGGGGTGATTATTGCTTCGGCGCAAAAATTTGACCCACTGGTGGAACGATTGGCGGCCCACGCGATGCCCTTTGTGGTTATCGGCCGACCGGCGAATGCGCCGGAGGTGAGTTTTGTGGATGTAGATAACGTGACCGGGGCGTATACGGCCGTCACTCATCTCATCCAACAAGGCCGCCGCCGCATTGCCATCATCAACGGCCGTCAGGACATCAGCGCGGGCATAGACCGGTGCGAAGGATATTTGCAGGCGCTTGGCGACCACGGGCTGGCGGTGGATGAGGCGTTGATGGTGGACGGCCGTTTCGAGGAATCTGGGGCCTACGACGCCATGCTGCGCCTGCTGCTCCACCAACCCGACGCCGTATTTGCCGCCTCGGACGCGATGGCGCTCGGTGCGCTGCGCGCTTTACGCGCCGTGGGCATCATGACGCCCGACGAAATTGCCATCGTCGGTTTTGACGATCTGCCGGCGGCGGAGATTGCTTCACCGCCGCTGACAACCATCCGTCAGCCCATCCGCCGCTTTGGCGCGATAGCCACCGAAACTCTGCTGGACATCATCGCCAACGGTGCGCAGCCACCGCGCCACATTATTTTGCCTACTGAGCTTATCATTCGCGCCACCTCAGGCGCGGGAAATGTTTGA
- a CDS encoding glycosyl transferase — MRYGYFDDTKREYVITRPDTPLPWINYLGNDDFFGLISNTAGGYAFYRDARLRRLTRYRYNNVPTDSGGRYLYLRDDENGRFWSPTWQPTRSPLQDYTCRHGLGYTTIAAAAHGIRAETRYFIPLGETLEIWQTTITNQRAETARLSLFSAVEFALWDAWDDATNFQRNLNIGEVEVEGSVIYHKTEYRERRDHFAYFACSADVSGYDTQREAFLGAYRGWDNPQVVAEGQSRMSHAHGWAPIGSHHIMMTLPPGESRQVIFLLGYQENPRDAKFDPPGSQIINKRGARPTIQKFLQPAAVASAFADLQAYWADLLRIYQVETPDEHTNRMVNIWNAYQCMVTFNMSRSASYFESGIGRGMGFRDSNQDLLGFVHMIPARARERILDIAATQLPSGGAYHQYQPLTKRGNNAVGGNFNDDPLWLVLGVTAYLKETADFAILHELVPYDNQPGSEAPLYDHLQRSVQYTLDRLGAHGLPLIGRADWNDCLNLNTFSSEPGESFQTTTNKDGKVAESVFIAGLFVLAAQEMADLAAALARADESAAYRQAAAAMTAVTLDQGWDGRWFRRAYDDNGDPVGSQVCDDGQIFIEPQGMCVMAGIGLADGRAAQALDSVAERLATPHGIVLLHPAYRQYHLHLGEISSYPPGYKENGSVFCHTNPWVMIAETVLGRGDAAFDYYRRINPSAREAISEVHRSEPYVYAQTIAGKEAPTFGEAKNSWLSGTAAWNYVAITQWILGIRPTYAGLEVAPVVPADWPGFTVTRQFRGVAYRFEVERVGSGTAVALLLDGQPVDGNVVCAPEGKTAVTIQVKLGVA; from the coding sequence ATGCGTTACGGATATTTTGACGACACAAAGCGAGAGTATGTGATTACCCGGCCCGACACGCCGCTGCCCTGGATTAATTACCTGGGCAACGATGACTTTTTTGGCCTGATTTCCAACACCGCCGGCGGTTATGCTTTTTACCGCGATGCCCGTCTGCGCCGCCTGACGCGCTATCGCTACAACAACGTGCCCACCGACAGCGGCGGCCGTTACCTGTATCTGCGCGACGATGAGAACGGCCGTTTCTGGTCCCCCACCTGGCAGCCAACCCGCAGCCCATTGCAGGATTACACCTGCCGTCACGGGCTGGGCTATACCACCATCGCCGCCGCCGCTCACGGCATCCGCGCCGAGACGCGCTACTTCATCCCCCTGGGCGAGACATTGGAAATCTGGCAAACCACCATCACCAACCAGCGGGCTGAAACGGCGCGGCTGTCGCTGTTTTCGGCGGTGGAGTTTGCTTTGTGGGACGCCTGGGACGACGCCACCAACTTCCAGCGCAACCTGAATATCGGCGAAGTGGAGGTGGAAGGCAGCGTTATCTACCACAAGACCGAATACCGCGAACGGCGCGATCACTTCGCCTACTTCGCCTGCTCGGCCGACGTGTCCGGCTACGACACGCAGAGAGAAGCGTTCCTGGGGGCGTATCGCGGTTGGGACAATCCGCAAGTGGTCGCTGAAGGGCAGTCGCGCATGTCGCACGCGCATGGCTGGGCGCCCATCGGCTCCCATCATATCATGATGACGCTGCCGCCGGGGGAGAGCCGCCAGGTGATCTTCCTGCTGGGCTACCAGGAAAATCCACGCGACGCCAAGTTCGACCCACCCGGTTCGCAAATCATCAACAAGCGCGGCGCGCGGCCGACCATCCAAAAATTCCTCCAGCCGGCAGCCGTGGCGAGCGCCTTTGCCGATTTGCAGGCGTATTGGGCCGATTTGCTGCGCATTTATCAGGTAGAGACGCCCGACGAACATACCAACCGCATGGTGAACATCTGGAACGCCTACCAGTGCATGGTCACATTTAACATGTCGCGCTCGGCCTCTTATTTTGAATCGGGCATTGGCCGAGGGATGGGCTTCCGCGATTCCAACCAGGATTTGCTGGGCTTTGTGCATATGATTCCCGCCCGCGCCCGCGAGCGCATTTTGGACATCGCCGCCACGCAGTTACCCAGCGGCGGCGCGTATCACCAATACCAACCGCTGACCAAACGGGGCAACAACGCCGTCGGCGGCAATTTCAACGATGACCCGTTGTGGTTGGTGTTGGGCGTGACGGCTTACCTCAAGGAAACGGCCGATTTCGCCATCCTCCACGAATTGGTTCCTTACGACAATCAGCCGGGCAGCGAAGCGCCGCTGTATGACCATTTGCAGCGCAGCGTGCAATACACCCTGGACCGCCTGGGGGCGCATGGCCTGCCGCTGATCGGCCGCGCCGATTGGAACGACTGCCTGAACCTGAACACCTTCTCTTCTGAGCCGGGCGAATCGTTCCAGACGACGACCAACAAGGATGGCAAAGTGGCCGAATCGGTGTTTATCGCCGGGCTGTTTGTGTTGGCGGCGCAGGAAATGGCCGACCTGGCGGCGGCGCTGGCACGGGCCGACGAGTCGGCGGCTTACCGGCAGGCGGCGGCGGCGATGACGGCCGTCACCCTGGACCAGGGGTGGGACGGCCGTTGGTTCCGCCGCGCCTACGATGACAACGGCGACCCGGTGGGGTCGCAGGTATGCGACGATGGGCAAATCTTCATCGAGCCGCAGGGCATGTGCGTGATGGCCGGCATTGGGCTGGCCGACGGCCGTGCCGCGCAAGCGTTGGACAGCGTGGCCGAACGGCTGGCTACGCCGCATGGCATTGTGCTGCTGCATCCGGCTTACCGGCAGTACCACCTGCACCTGGGCGAAATCTCCTCCTACCCGCCGGGCTACAAGGAAAACGGCAGCGTCTTCTGCCACACCAACCCCTGGGTGATGATCGCCGAAACCGTGCTGGGGCGCGGTGACGCAGCGTTTGATTATTACCGGCGCATCAATCCCTCGGCGCGGGAAGCCATCAGCGAGGTGCATCGCTCGGAGCCTTACGTGTATGCGCAAACCATCGCCGGCAAAGAAGCGCCCACGTTTGGCGAGGCCAAAAATTCCTGGTTGTCGGGCACGGCCGCCTGGAATTACGTGGCGATTACCCAATGGATTTTGGGCATTCGGCCGACGTATGCCGGGCTGGAAGTGGCCCCGGTGGTCCCGGCAGACTGGCCTGGTTTTACGGTGACGCGGCAGTTTCGCGGCGTGGCGTATCGGTTTGAGGTGGAGCGTGTGGGGAGTGGCACGGCCGTTGCCCTGCTGTTAGACGGGCAGCCGGTGGACGGCAATGTGGTGTGCGCGCCGGAAGGGAAAACGGCCGTTACCATTCAGGTGAAACTGGGCGTGGCCTGA
- a CDS encoding beta-glucosidase, which produces MTTIQFPQHFIWGAATSSYQIEGAWRADGKSESIWDRFSHTPGKIKDGGHGDVACDHYHRYADDVALMADLGLSAYRFSIAWPRILPDGRGPANQAGLDFYSRLVDSLLAANITPFATLYHWDMPQTLEDAGGWPVRATAEAFVAYADVVSRHLGDRVKHWITFNEPWVSAFLGYQVGEHAPGRQDTAAAVRAAHHLLLAHGWTVPVLRQNSPAAEVGITLNLSHVQPASSSEADFRASQLTDGYINRWFLDPLYGRQYPADMMTHYAQFLPQGFDHVQPDDMATIAVATDFLGVNYYTRFIVRDATAPDNAPQEVFRVGEPTEMGWEVYPDGLYHLLGRLYGAYGAPKLYITENGCSYGDGPDENGRITDQRRRDYLRDHFLAAHRAIQEGVPLAGYFVWSLMDNFEWAKGYTQRFGVVWVDFATQQRLLKDSAHWYKGVIAANGLVAANGW; this is translated from the coding sequence ATGACGACTATTCAATTCCCGCAACATTTTATTTGGGGAGCGGCCACCTCTTCCTACCAGATAGAAGGCGCCTGGCGCGCCGATGGCAAGAGTGAATCTATCTGGGACCGTTTCAGCCACACGCCGGGCAAAATCAAAGACGGCGGCCATGGCGACGTGGCCTGCGACCACTATCACCGTTACGCCGATGATGTGGCCCTGATGGCTGACCTGGGTTTGTCGGCGTATCGCTTTTCCATCGCCTGGCCGCGCATTTTGCCGGACGGCCGTGGCCCGGCCAACCAGGCCGGGCTAGATTTTTACAGCCGTCTGGTAGACAGCCTGCTGGCGGCCAACATCACCCCGTTTGCCACCCTCTATCATTGGGACATGCCACAAACCCTGGAAGACGCCGGGGGGTGGCCCGTGCGGGCTACGGCCGAAGCATTTGTGGCCTATGCCGATGTGGTTTCCCGCCACCTGGGCGACCGTGTGAAGCATTGGATCACGTTTAACGAGCCGTGGGTTTCCGCTTTTTTGGGCTACCAGGTGGGCGAACATGCGCCGGGGCGGCAGGACACGGCCGCGGCCGTGCGGGCGGCCCATCATTTGCTGTTGGCGCATGGTTGGACGGTCCCGGTGCTGCGACAGAACAGCCCAGCCGCCGAAGTGGGCATCACCCTAAATCTCAGCCACGTGCAGCCGGCCTCGTCCAGCGAAGCAGATTTTCGCGCCAGCCAGTTGACCGATGGCTATATCAACCGCTGGTTTTTGGATCCACTGTACGGCCGTCAGTATCCCGCCGATATGATGACCCATTATGCCCAATTTTTGCCTCAGGGATTCGACCATGTGCAGCCCGACGATATGGCGACCATTGCCGTGGCGACGGATTTCCTGGGCGTCAATTATTACACCCGGTTCATTGTCCGGGACGCCACCGCGCCGGACAATGCGCCGCAGGAGGTTTTCAGGGTGGGCGAGCCTACAGAGATGGGTTGGGAAGTGTATCCCGATGGGTTGTATCATCTATTGGGGCGGTTGTATGGCGCGTATGGCGCGCCCAAGCTGTACATTACGGAGAATGGGTGCAGCTATGGGGATGGGCCGGATGAGAACGGCCGTATTACCGATCAGCGCCGCCGCGACTACTTGCGTGACCATTTTCTGGCTGCTCATCGCGCCATCCAGGAAGGCGTGCCGCTGGCCGGTTATTTTGTCTGGTCGCTGATGGATAATTTTGAGTGGGCAAAGGGGTATACGCAGCGTTTTGGTGTGGTGTGGGTAGATTTTGCCACGCAGCAGCGCTTGTTGAAAGACAGCGCCCATTGGTACAAGGGCGTCATTGCCGCCAACGGCTTGGTAGCCGCCAACGGCTGGTAG
- a CDS encoding response regulator: MALSKSNILIVDDTPDNLRLLARILADAGYMVRPSRSGKLALASVQSVLPDLILLDIMMPEMDGYEVCRRLKADELTRDIPVIFISALNNIDEKIKSFAVGAVDYIAKPFHGDEVLARVKTHLTIRQLQNDLLTQIAELDAFGHTVAHDLKNPLALIVGFAELMLSDNLRLTASQQGNYLRQIQKAGYKAANIIDELLLLASVRRQDVQMVPIDMALVVAQAQDRLFTLIDEYGAKIHLPDNWPTAVGHAAWVEEIWVNYLSNGLKYGGRPPCIELGAERTAVNQIRFWVKDNGPGIAAHKQTTLFTEFTRLNEIKVEGHGLGLSIVQRIVNKLSGQVGVISQEGAGSEFYFTLPAANSTDLSEP; encoded by the coding sequence ATGGCGTTGTCTAAATCCAATATCCTGATTGTAGACGATACACCGGATAATTTGCGCCTGTTGGCCCGGATTTTAGCAGATGCTGGCTATATGGTACGGCCGTCGCGCAGCGGAAAACTGGCTCTGGCTTCTGTCCAATCCGTCCTGCCGGATCTCATTTTGTTAGACATCATGATGCCTGAAATGGATGGCTACGAGGTTTGCCGCCGCCTCAAAGCAGACGAACTAACCCGCGATATACCGGTCATTTTCATCAGCGCCTTGAATAATATAGACGAAAAAATAAAGTCGTTTGCTGTGGGAGCAGTTGATTATATTGCCAAGCCATTTCATGGCGACGAAGTCCTGGCCCGGGTGAAGACGCACCTGACCATCCGCCAACTACAGAACGATCTGCTGACGCAAATCGCCGAATTAGACGCTTTTGGCCATACCGTCGCCCACGATCTCAAAAATCCGCTGGCGCTGATTGTGGGATTCGCCGAGCTGATGTTGAGCGACAACCTGCGTCTCACTGCCAGCCAGCAGGGTAATTATCTGCGCCAGATTCAAAAAGCGGGCTACAAGGCGGCCAACATCATTGATGAACTGCTGCTGCTGGCGAGTGTGCGCCGGCAAGATGTGCAAATGGTACCCATTGACATGGCGCTGGTGGTGGCCCAGGCCCAAGACCGCCTGTTCACGCTGATTGACGAGTATGGCGCGAAAATTCATCTGCCGGACAATTGGCCGACGGCCGTCGGCCACGCCGCCTGGGTGGAGGAGATTTGGGTCAATTACCTGAGCAATGGTCTAAAATACGGCGGACGGCCGCCATGTATTGAATTAGGGGCGGAAAGAACGGCCGTTAACCAAATTCGCTTTTGGGTCAAAGACAACGGCCCAGGCATTGCGGCGCACAAACAAACCACGCTCTTCACCGAATTTACCCGCCTGAATGAAATCAAAGTGGAAGGGCACGGCCTGGGTCTCTCCATCGTGCAGCGGATTGTCAATAAGCTGTCCGGTCAGGTTGGCGTGATTAGCCAGGAAGGGGCGGGCAGCGAATTTTACTTCACTCTGCCCGCCGCCAATTCTACAGACCTGTCAGAACCGTAA